Proteins encoded by one window of Micromonospora coxensis:
- a CDS encoding non-ribosomal peptide synthetase, whose translation MNTSDPYGAPATAAESGIWFTERMGGLGTVYSMPFAITFDGPLDDAALAGAIRQVVARHPVLAAAFVERDGLPVRVAAATPPLLTTVDLRFDPGHAPAVERAEIERPFDLARGPLLRCTLIRLAPQRARLLVVAHHLVFDGQSTSIFVDDLAAAYAGEVLPTLDTAPDEGPAELLPGAKRFWARHHTGGTDVVLPGLRGTPGTAGPGEAVTFDLDDSLWAAIRATSRRLGHTTFVITLASWLLLLRRYGNETPVIGVDLGTRSPAQRHHIGAHVNELPVALAARRGETFEDVTTRLVAEFGLRSDADGLYRYRQVPLARAVGAVRPAVALAPVTLGYRRREAAAKFPGLDTVVDWALPNHTSRGALRIHIVDGPEQRRVSLQFDPGVVSRDDVERVARDWRELLRAVAEHPDTPWHDLPFTGREQSPAGEAAISAPPVTLPQLLAEQIGRTPDAVAVEHGPVSLTYAQLGAAIDALAQRLRDAGIGAGALVALLARRGVDALVAQLAVLRSGAAYLPLDPDHPSARNTRILADARPDLVLTSHECTSVLPAVDGAPILLWDSGSSPAGGFTPGRPAHPGECAYVLYTSGSTGQPKGVQVEHRSLANLLRDFRDRLGSGPGHRWLALTALTFDIAALELYLPLISGGTVVIAPPEVARDGHQIARLVADRGVTHVQATPSGWQLMLDGGLAVDGITALTGGEALTEPLAQRLAGRAARLLNVYGPTETTIWSTVAELPDAGQGAIGRPIAHTTVHVLDEWGDPVPPGLLGELWIGGVGLARGYLGRPGLTADRFRPDPFGPPGARLYRTGDLVRRRDDGVLEFAGRRDEQVKLRGHRIELGEIEARLLEHPQVARAAVVSVGEAGEQRLVAYVVPTATPPSPHSLREHLAGALPAIMVPAVIALIDALPLNTSGKIDRVALRARPVVAANPDAGVPQGDTPTAAGPVREIQQIWSDVLGTTAIGIHDDLFDLGGHSLTVAQISARIRARLGVELPLHVMYDRPTIAGMAEEVAGALRGTRL comes from the coding sequence ATGAACACCAGTGATCCGTACGGTGCGCCCGCGACGGCCGCCGAGAGCGGCATCTGGTTCACCGAACGCATGGGCGGGCTGGGCACCGTCTACTCGATGCCGTTCGCGATCACCTTCGACGGCCCGCTGGACGACGCCGCGCTGGCCGGCGCGATCCGCCAGGTGGTCGCCCGGCACCCGGTGCTGGCCGCCGCCTTCGTCGAGCGCGACGGGCTGCCGGTACGCGTGGCCGCCGCGACGCCGCCGCTGCTGACCACGGTGGACCTGCGGTTCGATCCGGGTCACGCGCCGGCGGTCGAGCGGGCGGAGATCGAGCGGCCCTTCGACCTCGCGCGCGGTCCGTTGCTGCGCTGCACCCTCATCCGGTTGGCCCCGCAGCGGGCCAGGCTGCTGGTCGTCGCCCATCACCTCGTCTTCGACGGTCAGTCGACCTCCATCTTCGTCGACGATCTGGCGGCCGCGTACGCCGGTGAGGTGCTGCCCACCCTCGACACCGCGCCTGACGAGGGGCCGGCGGAGCTGCTCCCCGGGGCGAAGCGGTTCTGGGCCCGACACCACACCGGCGGGACCGACGTGGTGCTGCCGGGCCTGCGCGGCACACCCGGGACGGCCGGGCCGGGCGAGGCCGTCACCTTCGACCTCGACGACAGCCTGTGGGCCGCGATCCGCGCGACCAGCCGCCGGCTCGGGCACACCACCTTCGTGATCACACTCGCCAGCTGGCTGCTGCTGTTGCGCCGCTACGGCAACGAGACGCCGGTGATCGGCGTCGACCTGGGCACCCGCTCACCCGCGCAGCGCCACCACATCGGCGCCCACGTCAACGAGTTGCCGGTCGCCCTGGCCGCGCGTCGTGGCGAGACGTTCGAGGACGTCACCACCCGGCTGGTCGCCGAGTTCGGCCTCCGCTCCGACGCCGACGGGCTCTACCGCTACCGGCAGGTGCCGCTGGCGCGCGCGGTCGGCGCGGTCCGGCCGGCGGTCGCCCTCGCCCCGGTCACGCTCGGCTACCGGCGACGGGAGGCCGCTGCCAAGTTCCCCGGGCTGGACACCGTCGTGGACTGGGCGCTGCCCAACCACACCAGCCGCGGCGCCCTCCGGATCCACATCGTCGACGGCCCGGAACAGCGGCGGGTGAGCCTGCAGTTCGACCCCGGCGTGGTGAGCCGCGACGACGTCGAGCGCGTCGCCCGCGACTGGCGGGAGCTGCTCCGCGCGGTGGCCGAGCACCCCGACACCCCGTGGCACGACCTGCCCTTCACCGGGCGTGAACAGTCGCCGGCCGGCGAGGCTGCGATCAGCGCACCACCGGTCACCCTGCCCCAACTGCTCGCCGAACAGATCGGCCGGACGCCCGACGCCGTCGCGGTCGAACACGGCCCGGTATCGCTCACCTACGCGCAGCTGGGCGCGGCGATCGACGCGCTGGCCCAGCGGCTGCGTGACGCCGGGATCGGCGCCGGGGCACTCGTGGCCCTGCTGGCCCGGCGCGGCGTCGACGCGCTGGTCGCTCAGCTCGCGGTCCTGCGCAGTGGTGCGGCCTACCTTCCGCTCGACCCTGACCACCCGTCGGCGAGGAACACCCGGATCCTCGCCGACGCGCGGCCGGATCTGGTGCTGACCAGCCACGAGTGCACGAGCGTGCTGCCGGCCGTCGACGGGGCGCCGATCCTGCTGTGGGACTCGGGGAGTTCACCGGCCGGCGGCTTCACGCCGGGGCGCCCGGCGCACCCGGGTGAGTGCGCCTACGTGCTGTACACCTCCGGGTCCACCGGCCAGCCCAAGGGTGTGCAGGTGGAGCACCGCTCGCTGGCCAACCTGTTGCGGGACTTCCGCGACCGGCTCGGCTCGGGCCCCGGGCACCGCTGGCTCGCCCTCACCGCGCTGACCTTCGACATCGCCGCCCTGGAGCTGTATCTGCCGCTCATCAGCGGCGGCACCGTGGTGATCGCGCCCCCTGAGGTCGCCCGCGACGGACACCAGATCGCCCGGTTGGTCGCCGACCGGGGCGTCACCCACGTCCAGGCGACCCCGTCCGGCTGGCAGTTGATGCTCGACGGTGGCCTGGCCGTCGACGGCATCACGGCACTGACCGGCGGTGAGGCGCTCACCGAGCCGCTGGCGCAGCGCCTCGCCGGGCGTGCCGCACGACTGCTCAACGTGTACGGCCCCACCGAGACGACGATCTGGTCCACCGTCGCCGAGTTGCCGGACGCCGGTCAGGGGGCGATCGGCCGCCCGATCGCCCACACCACCGTGCACGTCCTGGACGAGTGGGGCGATCCGGTGCCGCCGGGCCTGCTCGGAGAGCTGTGGATCGGCGGGGTCGGGCTGGCCCGCGGCTACCTCGGCCGGCCCGGACTCACCGCCGACCGGTTCCGCCCCGACCCGTTCGGCCCGCCCGGAGCACGGCTCTACCGCACCGGAGACCTGGTACGCCGGCGAGACGACGGTGTCCTGGAGTTCGCCGGCAGGCGCGACGAGCAGGTCAAGCTGCGTGGGCACCGGATCGAACTGGGCGAGATCGAGGCGCGGCTGCTGGAGCACCCGCAGGTGGCCCGCGCGGCGGTGGTGAGCGTGGGCGAGGCCGGGGAGCAGCGGCTGGTCGCCTACGTGGTGCCCACGGCGACGCCACCGTCGCCACACTCCCTCCGGGAGCACCTGGCCGGCGCGCTGCCGGCGATCATGGTGCCGGCCGTCATCGCGCTGATCGATGCCCTGCCCCTCAACACCAGCGGCAAGATCGACCGCGTCGCCCTGCGCGCCCGCCCCGTCGTCGCCGCCAACCCCGACGCCGGGGTCCCGCAGGGTGACACCCCCACCGCCGCCGGGCCGGTGCGCGAGATCCAGCAGATCTGGTCCGACGTGCTCGGGACCACCGCGATCGGCATCCACGACGACCTGTTCGACCTGGGCGGGCACTCGCTGACCGTGGCGCAGATATCGGCGCGGATCCGTGCCCGGCTGGGTGTCGAACTACCCCTGCACGTCATGTACGACAGGCCCACCATCGCCGGGATGGCCGAGGAGGTGGCCGGCGCGCTGCGGGGCACACGGCTCTGA
- a CDS encoding serine hydrolase domain-containing protein: protein MRRPVIVAIVVGLVAAVAGLGVRPDVPRLTDQVTGDRALATAVRGVIDDPQGLRGLAVALVDGDGVRIAGLGDRNAAGDPVTAETPFEIGSIQKTLTGMLLAHRAEQGAVDPDGPIRTALPELTGPVGEVTYTELASHRSGLPRLAGTGVGQFLRTWWTGLTAGNPYAGQDVDWLLDAAAQEQPDDTRGQVHYSNLGMSLLGHALAAEAGTTYPALLERELLQPLGMTDTALVTEVDAPPAGHAAGTKAGGRSPELWRGAGYAPAGIGAWSTADDLAALVKAMLAGTAPGGAAATARFDDGDDSRIGYAWFTTRHGDRDIVWHNGATGGFSSYVGFDRVTGRGVVVLGNTDRGVEAIGRRLLGVPAQHAGDTGPGLEGWIGAGVAIVFAFFPAVAVLSTTRRAADRLTLVPAVAWAVLYLGLAHRLGDWSVVAGWLWSLGAGLTTAAAVHAAYTSRALPVIAANPRRRAVSVVASTIVAAVATIVIVP, encoded by the coding sequence ATGCGCAGGCCCGTCATCGTCGCCATCGTCGTCGGTCTCGTAGCAGCAGTCGCCGGCCTCGGCGTCAGGCCCGACGTGCCCCGCCTGACCGACCAGGTGACAGGTGACCGGGCGCTGGCGACAGCGGTCCGCGGCGTCATCGATGACCCGCAGGGACTGCGCGGCCTCGCGGTGGCGCTCGTCGACGGCGACGGAGTGCGCATCGCCGGCCTCGGTGATCGCAACGCCGCCGGCGATCCGGTGACCGCCGAGACGCCGTTCGAGATCGGCTCGATCCAGAAGACGCTCACCGGCATGCTCCTCGCCCACCGAGCCGAGCAGGGCGCAGTCGACCCGGACGGCCCGATCCGCACCGCACTGCCCGAGCTGACCGGGCCGGTGGGCGAGGTGACCTACACCGAACTCGCCAGCCACCGCTCCGGCCTGCCGAGGCTCGCCGGCACCGGCGTCGGGCAGTTCCTCCGCACCTGGTGGACGGGGCTCACCGCCGGTAATCCCTACGCCGGACAAGACGTCGACTGGTTGCTCGACGCCGCCGCACAGGAACAGCCGGATGACACCCGCGGGCAGGTGCACTACTCGAATCTGGGCATGTCGCTGCTCGGCCACGCGCTCGCCGCAGAAGCCGGGACCACCTACCCCGCGCTGCTCGAACGCGAGCTGTTGCAGCCACTGGGCATGACCGACACCGCGCTGGTCACGGAGGTCGACGCGCCGCCGGCCGGCCACGCTGCCGGCACCAAGGCCGGCGGCCGAAGCCCCGAACTCTGGCGCGGCGCGGGATACGCCCCCGCAGGCATCGGCGCCTGGTCCACCGCCGACGACCTTGCCGCGCTCGTCAAGGCGATGCTCGCCGGCACCGCGCCGGGCGGGGCAGCCGCCACTGCCCGCTTCGACGACGGCGACGACAGTCGCATCGGGTACGCCTGGTTCACCACCCGCCACGGCGACCGGGACATCGTCTGGCACAACGGCGCGACTGGCGGCTTCAGCTCCTACGTCGGCTTCGACCGGGTCACCGGACGCGGCGTCGTCGTGCTCGGCAACACCGACCGCGGCGTCGAAGCCATCGGACGGCGCCTGCTCGGCGTGCCGGCACAGCACGCGGGTGACACCGGTCCGGGGCTGGAAGGCTGGATCGGCGCAGGTGTCGCGATCGTGTTCGCCTTCTTCCCTGCGGTGGCGGTGCTCTCCACCACCCGCCGCGCCGCCGACCGCCTGACCCTGGTGCCCGCCGTCGCCTGGGCGGTGCTCTATCTCGGCCTGGCACACCGCCTCGGTGACTGGTCCGTCGTCGCCGGATGGCTGTGGTCACTGGGCGCCGGGCTCACCACAGCCGCCGCCGTCCACGCCGCCTACACGTCGCGTGCGCTGCCCGTCATCGCTGCGAACCCACGGCGGCGAGCCGTGTCCGTGGTGGCCTCCACCATCGTCGCCGCTGTCGCCACGATCGTCATCGTCCCGTGA
- a CDS encoding ArsR/SmtB family transcription factor, which produces MTDVEDRLAALERQVAGLVNRLAPSDAAPADAGTFWALEGLRDRIDDDATGAVLYTGIVRLAGRRFEWQYGRSVDDTLDSDWSEVAASLAALAHPVRLRLLREILGGREATAALAELDGLGTTGQLHHHLRQLTAAGWLRSTGRGRYAVPAERVVPLLAVLTAARR; this is translated from the coding sequence ATGACCGATGTGGAGGACCGGCTCGCCGCTCTCGAGCGACAGGTTGCCGGGCTGGTGAACCGGCTCGCCCCCAGCGATGCGGCGCCCGCCGACGCCGGCACCTTCTGGGCCCTGGAAGGACTGCGCGATCGCATCGACGACGACGCCACCGGCGCGGTCCTCTACACGGGGATCGTCCGACTGGCGGGCCGCCGTTTCGAATGGCAGTACGGTCGCTCGGTCGACGACACGCTCGACAGCGACTGGTCCGAGGTGGCGGCGAGCCTTGCCGCGCTCGCCCACCCGGTACGGCTGCGCCTGTTGCGGGAGATCCTCGGCGGTCGCGAGGCCACCGCCGCGTTGGCCGAGCTGGACGGGCTCGGCACCACCGGTCAGCTGCATCATCACCTGCGTCAGCTGACCGCCGCCGGGTGGCTGCGCAGTACCGGGCGCGGCAGGTACGCCGTGCCCGCCGAACGGGTCGTACCCCTGCTGGCGGTGCTCACCGCGGCCCGCCGCTGA
- a CDS encoding NUDIX hydrolase, with amino-acid sequence MSNSADGSPKARIVTALLRDGDRVLLCHRSPRRRWYPDVWDLPGGHVEPGELPGAALARELREELGIDIPAPSDPPVHEVHADTFDMQIWLIDAWTGSPVNVAPDEHDAIAWFTEDAFGDLSLAHDSYPALFSKVLAEHRA; translated from the coding sequence GTGTCGAACTCCGCGGACGGCTCTCCCAAGGCTCGCATCGTCACGGCGTTGCTGCGCGACGGCGATCGGGTACTGCTCTGTCACCGGTCTCCCCGGCGCCGGTGGTACCCCGACGTCTGGGACCTGCCCGGTGGGCACGTGGAGCCCGGGGAACTGCCCGGCGCGGCACTTGCTCGGGAGCTTCGAGAGGAACTGGGCATCGACATCCCGGCGCCATCGGATCCGCCCGTGCACGAAGTTCACGCCGACACGTTCGACATGCAGATCTGGCTGATCGACGCGTGGACGGGGTCTCCGGTCAACGTCGCGCCGGACGAACACGACGCCATCGCGTGGTTCACCGAGGACGCGTTCGGCGACCTGTCCCTGGCTCATGACAGCTACCCCGCCCTGTTCAGCAAGGTTCTTGCCGAGCATCGAGCCTGA
- a CDS encoding DUF6069 family protein yields the protein MTSTASTDRLSTQGRQRRRLLLPGLAAAAAAAVTVTAVAALAMAAGVDLELPDGGESIPLAGFTQLTFTFSVVGILIAWAIRCWASRPARTWVRTAVALTALSLVPPFLVDADLATECTLVLAHLVAAAIVIPVVARRLAS from the coding sequence ATGACCTCCACCGCCTCCACCGACCGGCTCAGCACCCAGGGCCGGCAGCGCCGCCGGCTGCTCCTACCCGGCCTGGCCGCCGCGGCTGCCGCCGCCGTCACCGTCACGGCGGTCGCGGCCCTCGCCATGGCCGCCGGTGTCGATCTCGAACTGCCCGACGGCGGCGAATCGATTCCCCTGGCCGGCTTCACCCAGCTCACGTTCACGTTCAGCGTCGTGGGCATCCTCATCGCGTGGGCGATCCGTTGTTGGGCGTCCCGGCCGGCACGCACCTGGGTACGCACGGCGGTGGCACTCACCGCGCTGTCGCTCGTACCACCGTTCCTGGTCGACGCCGACCTCGCCACCGAGTGCACGCTCGTGCTCGCTCACCTGGTCGCGGCCGCGATCGTGATCCCCGTCGTCGCCCGTCGGCTGGCCTCCTGA
- a CDS encoding FAD-binding oxidoreductase has translation MTTATSPRFDGRLLTPGDPGYDAARTVWNAMIDRRPRMIVQAASVSDVVTAVRLARELDLEIGVRCGGHNVAGLAVPANGLMIDLTPLNGVRVDPIRRRARVRGGALLGALDRASQRYGLATTAGNVSHTGVGGLTLGGGMGWLARQYGLSCDNVVSYTMVTAEGEVVTASRTENPDLYWGLRGGGGNFGIVTDFEFRLHDTGTQTLVAEFDFPAADAVPVLEGWRDLSVVAPRRATLTADVRGTATGPVATVGFVWVGDPAGAHRLLAAMRALGRPLAERVTTPSYLELQQRDDTSGGHAYRRYSGAHYLRQFPTAAIEAFLLRGASDLHAGTPLPGVGLQAHGGAIADIADADAAFSHRGTLFEFGADSRWTDPAEDDTRMAAARTAAAALAPYADGVYVNSLAADEGQRGVRRAYPPAKLARLTALKTSWDPQNVFHLNHNIRPGHARAEADRSRGCR, from the coding sequence ATGACGACCGCGACCAGCCCTCGCTTCGACGGCCGCCTCCTCACCCCGGGCGACCCGGGCTACGACGCGGCCCGCACCGTCTGGAACGCCATGATCGACCGTCGGCCACGGATGATCGTGCAGGCCGCGAGCGTCAGCGACGTGGTGACCGCGGTGCGCCTGGCCCGCGAACTCGACCTGGAGATCGGGGTGCGCTGCGGCGGGCACAACGTGGCCGGCCTCGCCGTCCCCGCGAACGGCCTGATGATCGACCTGACCCCGTTGAACGGGGTCCGGGTCGACCCGATCCGGCGGCGCGCCCGGGTCCGGGGCGGCGCGCTGCTCGGCGCACTCGACCGGGCGTCGCAGCGGTACGGCCTGGCCACCACCGCGGGCAACGTCTCGCACACCGGGGTGGGCGGCCTGACCCTCGGCGGCGGCATGGGCTGGCTCGCGCGTCAGTACGGGCTGTCCTGCGACAACGTCGTCTCCTACACGATGGTCACCGCCGAGGGGGAGGTGGTGACCGCGAGCCGGACCGAGAACCCCGACCTCTACTGGGGCCTGCGCGGCGGGGGCGGCAACTTCGGCATCGTCACCGACTTCGAGTTCCGACTGCACGACACCGGAACGCAGACCCTGGTCGCCGAGTTCGACTTCCCCGCCGCGGACGCCGTGCCGGTGCTCGAAGGCTGGCGGGACCTGAGCGTCGTCGCGCCGCGGCGGGCGACCCTCACCGCCGATGTCCGTGGCACGGCCACCGGCCCTGTCGCCACCGTCGGCTTCGTGTGGGTCGGCGACCCCGCAGGGGCCCACCGGTTGCTGGCGGCGATGCGTGCGCTCGGGCGCCCGCTCGCCGAGCGGGTCACCACGCCGTCGTACCTCGAACTGCAACAACGCGACGACACCTCCGGCGGCCACGCCTACCGCCGGTACTCCGGCGCGCACTACCTGCGGCAGTTCCCGACCGCGGCGATCGAGGCGTTCCTGCTGCGCGGTGCGTCGGACCTGCACGCCGGCACTCCCCTGCCCGGTGTCGGTCTGCAGGCGCACGGCGGCGCCATCGCCGACATCGCCGACGCCGACGCCGCGTTCAGCCACCGCGGCACCCTGTTCGAGTTCGGCGCCGACTCCCGCTGGACCGACCCCGCCGAGGACGACACCCGGATGGCAGCGGCTCGCACGGCCGCAGCCGCGCTCGCCCCGTACGCCGACGGCGTCTACGTCAACTCACTCGCCGCCGACGAGGGGCAACGCGGGGTACGCCGCGCGTACCCGCCCGCCAAACTCGCCAGGCTCACCGCGCTCAAGACCAGCTGGGACCCGCAGAACGTCTTCCACCTCAACCACAACATCCGGCCCGGCCACGCCCGAGCCGAGGCCGACCGATCGAGAGGATGCCGATGA
- the pdxR gene encoding MocR-like pyridoxine biosynthesis transcription factor PdxR — MGQIRTNSRTAADLLIDVDRSAAEPLHRQIAASIRGGIRAGRLPLGTSLPPTRTIAADLGVSRGVVVEAYQQLVAEGYLTSRAGSYTQVAVEPAPTPAGRRAEGRPAARIDFGYGRTDVSSFPRDAWLRSVRTVLTTTPNEHFAYLDGRGVPELHTALADYLNRVRGTSARPENVVICSGYAQGVALLIQVLAARGARRLAVEDPCADDDARPVAAAAGLDVIGVPVGPDGVLVEELERTDADAVVLTPSHQWPTGGVLSATARARVIDWAQRRRALVIEDDYDAEYRYDRSPVGAMQGLAPDTVVYCGTASKTLAPGLRLGWLLAPAHLVDDLTAAKVLADRGSPVIDQLTFADFLTRGEFDRHLRRMRPVYRRRRDALLAALRTRLPELEPVGVAAGQHVVAWLPHDLDEAAVVAAAARHGLVVQGVSRYRLSPAGPGGLIFGYATLTERAIADGVAALADAVAEVRSTERSAPSSPETTPYPRP, encoded by the coding sequence ATGGGCCAAATCAGGACCAATTCGCGTACGGCGGCGGACCTGCTCATCGATGTCGACCGGTCCGCGGCCGAGCCCCTGCACCGGCAGATCGCCGCCTCGATCCGGGGCGGCATCCGGGCGGGCCGGTTGCCGCTCGGGACGTCCCTGCCACCCACCCGCACCATCGCCGCCGATCTGGGAGTGTCACGCGGCGTCGTGGTCGAGGCCTACCAGCAGCTCGTCGCCGAGGGCTACCTCACCAGCCGGGCCGGCAGCTACACCCAGGTCGCGGTCGAGCCGGCCCCGACGCCGGCCGGCCGCCGCGCCGAGGGCCGGCCGGCGGCCCGCATCGACTTCGGGTACGGCCGCACCGACGTGTCGTCGTTCCCCCGGGACGCCTGGCTGCGATCGGTGCGAACGGTCCTCACCACCACCCCCAACGAACACTTCGCCTACCTCGACGGGCGTGGCGTGCCCGAACTGCACACCGCCCTGGCCGACTACCTCAACCGCGTCCGGGGCACGTCGGCCCGCCCGGAGAACGTCGTGATCTGCAGTGGCTACGCCCAGGGCGTCGCGCTGCTGATCCAGGTGCTCGCGGCGCGCGGCGCCCGCCGGCTGGCCGTCGAGGACCCCTGCGCGGACGACGACGCCCGCCCCGTCGCGGCCGCCGCCGGCCTGGACGTGATCGGCGTCCCGGTCGGGCCGGACGGCGTCCTCGTCGAGGAGCTGGAACGTACCGACGCGGACGCCGTCGTGCTGACGCCCTCGCACCAGTGGCCCACCGGCGGGGTCCTGTCGGCCACCGCGCGGGCCCGGGTGATCGACTGGGCGCAGCGCCGACGCGCCCTGGTGATCGAGGACGACTACGACGCGGAGTACCGCTACGACCGATCGCCCGTCGGCGCCATGCAGGGGCTGGCGCCCGACACCGTCGTGTACTGCGGCACCGCGAGCAAGACCCTGGCACCCGGGCTGCGCCTCGGCTGGCTGCTGGCGCCGGCACACCTCGTCGACGACCTCACGGCGGCCAAGGTGCTGGCCGACCGCGGCTCTCCCGTCATCGACCAACTGACCTTCGCCGACTTCCTCACCCGCGGCGAGTTCGACCGGCACCTGCGGCGCATGCGCCCGGTCTACCGCCGCCGCCGCGACGCGCTCCTGGCCGCACTGCGCACACGGCTGCCCGAACTGGAGCCGGTCGGTGTCGCGGCGGGCCAGCACGTCGTGGCCTGGCTCCCGCACGACCTCGACGAGGCCGCCGTCGTGGCCGCCGCCGCCCGGCACGGACTGGTCGTGCAGGGCGTCTCCCGGTACCGACTGAGCCCCGCCGGACCGGGCGGGCTGATCTTCGGCTACGCCACCCTCACCGAACGGGCCATCGCGGACGGAGTGGCAGCCCTCGCCGACGCGGTCGCCGAGGTCCGCAGCACTGAGCGGTCCGCGCCATCATCACCAGAAACGACGCCGTACCCGAGGCCCTGA
- a CDS encoding winged helix DNA-binding domain-containing protein, whose amino-acid sequence MSVLDRRTLNRALLARQLLLQRHDMPVADALEHLVGLQAQEPLEPYVGLWSRLAGFRPPALAELLLSRQAVRTLLMRRTLHLVTARDCRTLRPVHQAMLVSRMWSTLRRVLPGVDLDELTRLGRPLFEERPRMLTEAARVIADRWPDVEPRWLGDALSTLVPLVQVPPRGVWGARGAAYNTTIEQWLGRPLEPASPDAVDALVLRYLAAYGPASSADIRAWSGLSGLRESVRRLRPSLRTFRDERGRELLDVPDGALPDPETPAPPRFLPAFDNAVLGFDDRSRVIDTEHRGLSVTGARFLLVDGRVAGTWAVAADDGAATLRITPLRPLTTAERDAVVAEGESLLTMFEPEPRSGRTVTFSPIP is encoded by the coding sequence ATGAGCGTGCTCGACCGCCGTACCCTCAATCGGGCACTCCTGGCCCGTCAGCTCCTGCTGCAGCGGCACGACATGCCGGTCGCCGACGCCCTTGAACACCTGGTGGGGTTGCAGGCACAGGAGCCCCTGGAGCCGTACGTCGGGTTGTGGAGCCGGCTGGCCGGCTTCCGGCCGCCGGCCCTGGCCGAGCTGCTGCTGAGCCGCCAGGCGGTCCGCACGCTGCTGATGCGCCGCACCCTGCACCTGGTGACCGCCCGGGACTGCCGCACGCTGCGGCCGGTGCACCAGGCGATGTTGGTCTCACGCATGTGGTCGACGCTGCGCCGGGTGCTGCCCGGCGTCGACCTCGACGAGCTGACCAGACTGGGCCGGCCGCTGTTCGAGGAGCGGCCCCGCATGCTCACCGAGGCGGCCCGTGTCATCGCCGACCGTTGGCCGGATGTGGAGCCGCGCTGGTTGGGCGACGCGCTCAGCACACTCGTGCCACTCGTGCAGGTGCCGCCCCGTGGTGTCTGGGGCGCGCGAGGCGCCGCGTACAACACCACCATCGAGCAGTGGCTGGGCCGTCCGTTGGAGCCGGCGTCGCCGGACGCCGTCGACGCGCTGGTCCTGCGCTACCTCGCCGCCTACGGTCCGGCGTCCAGCGCCGACATCCGTGCCTGGTCCGGGTTGAGCGGGCTGCGGGAGTCCGTCCGACGGCTGCGCCCGTCGTTGCGCACGTTCCGCGACGAACGCGGTCGTGAGCTGCTCGACGTGCCCGACGGCGCGCTGCCCGACCCGGAGACCCCGGCGCCGCCGCGCTTCCTGCCGGCGTTCGACAACGCGGTGCTCGGCTTCGACGACCGCAGCCGCGTCATCGACACCGAGCATCGCGGGCTGAGCGTCACCGGTGCACGCTTCCTGCTGGTCGACGGCCGGGTGGCGGGGACCTGGGCGGTCGCCGCCGACGACGGCGCGGCGACGTTGCGGATCACACCGCTGCGCCCGCTCACCACCGCCGAGCGCGACGCCGTTGTCGCCGAGGGTGAGAGCCTGCTGACCATGTTCGAGCCCGAGCCACGCTCCGGGCGCACCGTCACGTTCAGCCCGATCCCGTAG